The Bacteroidia bacterium genomic interval CCACATTTGCCAGAAAAGCCAAATTTCCCTGGTCAAAGATTTGTTTTAACTCCGGCATCGCTGGATGAAGTCCGTAGCTTTCACTCAATCCATCGGCCACTATGGGCAAGAGACTTTCCCTCGGAAGAGCCTGATTTGATCGGGTTGCTGTGTAATCGTTGTAGGGGCCGGCATCGGTGGGAACAAGCATATTATAGGAATCATTTCCTCCGGCGAGCAGAATGCAGATCAAAGCCTTATAATCTTCTTCCGGTTGGAAAGAGAGATGATAGGAAGGCGCAGCCAGTGCACTGCTCATTTGTAAATTGAGCAGACCATTGAGCAGGGTGGCGGAACCCAGAGCAGCGCAACTGGCAGTCCCCAAAAACTTACGGCGGCTATATGATTTATTTTTCTTCATGATCAGTTTAATATGGCGTAGTCAGGTGAAATAAAAATGAGGTAAAGGGCCATGGCTATTCTTTGCTCCTCTTCCTGCAGGCTACTAAGTGCATCCAGTATAATCTGCTGAGTAGATGCACTCAGCTGTCCATGTGCGATAAGAATATTGAGATGACTGAGTAGTTGTTGTGGATCCTGAGCCAGTTCGAACATATAATCGATTTCCATTTCGGCACTGCCTGTTTCGACTTCGTATGCTTCCCCAAACTCAATGGACTCACGTGGATCCTCTTCCACCATGATACTTTGGTAAAAGGTCCAGTAGTTAACCTCATTGATAAAGCGGATGGCTGTACTCGAATTATGGATTTGAAATTCAGGCCCAAACAATCCCAAATCAGAAATCACTCCAGTGGGCTGATAATCAGGCAGGAAAAAATTAAAAACGCTTGGAGAGGCTAAAGGGGATTGTCCGGATACATATTGAAAGCGATAAGCCGGATTGAAATACAAAGGTATCACATCAAAGGGTGCTACATTCAAGGCACGGCAAAAATGGGTGTAACGCAGAAGTGGTTCTCGCAATTGTGCCCGATTTAAATTCGCTACCCGGCCCTCACAGGCTCTAGCTGCATCATCCGTAAGGATGGCTTTTAATACAGCAGCCAAATCCCCCCGTACACCTTTCCCGTTGTCATTGAAAACGGAGGCTACCCGAAAGATGTAATCGGGACTGGGATTTGAGCTTACTAAACGCTGTATCAACAGACGGGCGATAAATGGCCCTACATTGGGGTGATAAAAGAGATTATCAATGGCATCCTCTATATCCTGCATACCACTTTGTCCCCCTGGAATGATAGTTCCTCTCAATAATTTCTTTTGTCCTCTTTCATGCTGGCCTTCGAACATTCTCATATGCCCCTTGGGATCAGCTCCAAAGAACTCCAGGCCAAAAAATGTTTCTTCCGGTATATCCTCAAATTCTTCAATCAGATATAATTGAGGGCGATAATTTGCTGCCCCCAAACCTGTAAACACCTTGGCAAATTCTTTAATGTCTTTGTTGTCATAGGTTGGAATAGGCTTGCCATCAACATCCAGTTTTCGGCTACCATCCAGATTCAATTCATACAAGCCGATGGAAAACAGCTGCATGATTTCGCGCGCGTAGTTCTCGTCCGGATGGATATTTCGCAGAGGATCTGCTTTGGGATTGTTGTAGTGAGAAAGGTAATGGCCCATGCAAGGATGAAGACTCACATCCAGGAGCAAGTCTCGGTAGTTGCCAAAGGAATGTTTTAGCAGCATGTCATAGTAATCCGCCAAACCGTATCCTGACAAGGAAAGCAGATCTGGTTGTTCAGACACGACAAAAATCTCGGAAAGAGCCAGGGCCATGCGCTGCCTTAATTGGTCCTCGGCAGTCATGATCGTCTGCCACCATCCGAGACGAAACATGATAGAAGGGATCAAAAAGTCTTCGTCTTCTTCCGGTTCTCCTTCAAACATAATGAAGAGATCGTATATCTTTTCGGCATTGGGCAAAGTCGGGCTAACAGGCAAGTTCATTTGCTCCTCCAACCAGGCTTCAAATCCCATATGGCTGGTACGCTGTATCTCTTCCCAGTTTGAGCCCAGGGTAGCTTGTGCAAGGAAACGGGAAGCATCAGACAGCATCCGCTCACTTTCCTCCGGAAATCCATTGATGGTTTGGATACCCTCTCGGGAAGCGTTGGATTCATCGCTGCTGCTTACTCGAATATTTTGGATATGTCCATTGCCCAGGTAGTCTTCGTAGACCTGTGCCCTGAGCGGCAAGTGTATCAGAGCTAGACAGATAAAAGTAAGTATAACACGCATCGCGGCTTTTTATGATGGATAAATGTGTCGATTTACCCAGCACAACCGGAAGATGGGAGGCTACCCTACGTTGAGGAGTGAAAAAATAATTTATTTTTTCGTGTTCTGGTGTTCTTTTGTTCTGGTGCTCTCGAAAAATCCACATGAACACGAGAACACCTGAACACCCGAACGCATCTCAATAAGACATTTCATCCAACTCCACCTTTCCTTTGAAAGTTCTGTATACAAATACTGTATAGGCCAGAACCAAAGGGCCTCCAATTGCGACAAAGCCCATCATGGTTTTCAAGGTTTTTGTTGATGAGGCCGCCTCATAGACAGTGATGTCATAGGCAGCATCAATAGACGAGATGAGGATTGACGGATAGAGCTCGATGGCTATGACGATCATGAATAGACAGATGGATAGACCCGAGAACAGGAAGGCTCGAAAGAACTTCTGCATACTTACCAGGCGAGGAATATTCGCAATTCCCAGAATCCCTAAAAGAGGGATGAGGAAGAGAGCAGGACTCTCTTGAAATTTATCTGACAAATGAGGAAGATAGATCAATACATAAACTGTAGAGATCGAAAATAAAACGACAAAGCCAATAATGGCCTGTTTAAGCAATCGATGAATCTTATCATAGAGTTTTCCTTCTGTTTTCATCACCAGGTACAAACCTCCATGCATCATAAAAAGAGCAAGGGTAGTAATACCGATCAGAATCGAGAAAGGATTTAATACCGAAATGAGTGGAACAGAAAGGTCATGATTTTCTTCCAAAGGAATGCCTTGCAAAACATTCCCCATCAATATCCCCAACAGTAAAGCCAGCATAATACTGCTCACAGAATAGGTGATGTCCCAGGTCTTTTTCCACCATTTCATCTCCTCTTTCCCCCGAAACTCAATAGAAATTGCCCGAAGGATAATGAAAAAGAGAAAAAGCATGAAAGGGATATACAAGGCCGAAAGTAAAGTCGCATAGACCAATGGAAAGCCTGCAAATAGAGCTCCGCCACCGATCACCAGCCAGACTTCATTTCCATCCCAAACGGGACCAACCGCATTCAAGGCTATTCTTCTACTCTTTTCTTTTTTGAAGAATAAATGCCAGGCTCCCGCCCCAAAGTCAAAGCCATCTAAAACAGCATAGCCTGAGAAAAGTCCTCCGACCACGAT includes:
- the cydB gene encoding cytochrome d ubiquinol oxidase subunit II; translation: MEADTLLGLDYPTLWFIVVGGLFSGYAVLDGFDFGAGAWHLFFKKEKSRRIALNAVGPVWDGNEVWLVIGGGALFAGFPLVYATLLSALYIPFMLFLFFIILRAISIEFRGKEEMKWWKKTWDITYSVSSIMLALLLGILMGNVLQGIPLEENHDLSVPLISVLNPFSILIGITTLALFMMHGGLYLVMKTEGKLYDKIHRLLKQAIIGFVVLFSISTVYVLIYLPHLSDKFQESPALFLIPLLGILGIANIPRLVSMQKFFRAFLFSGLSICLFMIVIAIELYPSILISSIDAAYDITVYEAASSTKTLKTMMGFVAIGGPLVLAYTVFVYRTFKGKVELDEMSY
- a CDS encoding DUF1800 domain-containing protein; its protein translation is MRVILTFICLALIHLPLRAQVYEDYLGNGHIQNIRVSSSDESNASREGIQTINGFPEESERMLSDASRFLAQATLGSNWEEIQRTSHMGFEAWLEEQMNLPVSPTLPNAEKIYDLFIMFEGEPEEDEDFLIPSIMFRLGWWQTIMTAEDQLRQRMALALSEIFVVSEQPDLLSLSGYGLADYYDMLLKHSFGNYRDLLLDVSLHPCMGHYLSHYNNPKADPLRNIHPDENYAREIMQLFSIGLYELNLDGSRKLDVDGKPIPTYDNKDIKEFAKVFTGLGAANYRPQLYLIEEFEDIPEETFFGLEFFGADPKGHMRMFEGQHERGQKKLLRGTIIPGGQSGMQDIEDAIDNLFYHPNVGPFIARLLIQRLVSSNPSPDYIFRVASVFNDNGKGVRGDLAAVLKAILTDDAARACEGRVANLNRAQLREPLLRYTHFCRALNVAPFDVIPLYFNPAYRFQYVSGQSPLASPSVFNFFLPDYQPTGVISDLGLFGPEFQIHNSSTAIRFINEVNYWTFYQSIMVEEDPRESIEFGEAYEVETGSAEMEIDYMFELAQDPQQLLSHLNILIAHGQLSASTQQIILDALSSLQEEEQRIAMALYLIFISPDYAILN